One genomic window of Borreliella garinii includes the following:
- a CDS encoding M18 family aminopeptidase — MVQDKTLEPKFFQSLLDNSPTPYHLVNYIEEKLIKYFNAQQLKLDEKWKIETGSYYIKKEGTSLIAFNIDVKKKYEPFLIAAAHTDSPGLKLKIDATEKTGDVFYNHIEVYGSPIISTWLDRDLSLAGIIYFKKNKNINSKLINIKNIGIIPNLAIHLNRQINEGFKYNTHDNLTVINSTKKTIKDNILEQLGIEYENFLSCDLIFTESQPSKIIGTEGEFLASKNLDNKSGCHAIMNSYIHTSNNKNKIAVFFDNEEVGSLTSRGADSNLLSEVLERIDLALNLTREEHLIKTNKSFNISIDSVHGIHPGYASKHDPNYQATLSKGVVVKNSANFRYATTSTGFAKLKNLAIKNNIKIQEIIMKANVPSGTTIGPISNARTGIETIDIGTPMWAMHSLRETVSIADHIEAIKLLRAFFEKGI, encoded by the coding sequence ATGGTGCAAGATAAAACACTAGAACCAAAATTTTTTCAAAGCCTACTAGACAATAGTCCTACCCCTTATCACTTAGTAAATTATATTGAAGAGAAATTAATAAAGTATTTTAATGCACAACAATTAAAACTTGATGAAAAATGGAAAATTGAAACAGGATCTTATTACATAAAAAAAGAAGGAACTAGCCTTATTGCCTTTAATATTGATGTAAAAAAAAAATATGAACCTTTTCTAATAGCAGCAGCACATACAGACAGTCCGGGATTAAAATTAAAAATAGATGCAACAGAAAAAACAGGTGACGTGTTCTACAACCATATTGAAGTTTATGGTAGCCCAATAATTTCTACTTGGCTTGACAGAGACTTAAGCTTAGCAGGAATTATATATTTCAAAAAAAATAAGAATATTAATTCAAAATTAATCAATATTAAAAACATAGGAATTATTCCAAACCTTGCAATCCATTTAAACCGACAAATCAACGAAGGATTTAAATACAATACTCACGACAATTTAACAGTAATAAATAGCACTAAAAAAACAATAAAAGATAATATCTTAGAACAACTTGGAATAGAATATGAAAATTTTCTATCTTGTGATCTAATATTCACAGAATCACAACCTTCTAAAATAATAGGAACTGAAGGAGAATTTTTAGCCTCTAAAAATCTTGATAACAAATCGGGATGCCATGCAATCATGAACTCTTATATCCACACAAGCAATAATAAAAATAAAATAGCTGTATTTTTTGATAACGAAGAAGTAGGATCTTTAACCTCAAGAGGCGCTGATTCCAATCTTTTATCAGAAGTTTTAGAAAGAATCGATCTTGCTCTTAACTTAACCAGAGAAGAGCATTTAATAAAAACAAACAAATCATTTAATATATCTATTGATAGCGTTCACGGCATTCATCCAGGATATGCATCTAAACATGATCCAAACTATCAAGCGACTCTAAGTAAAGGTGTAGTTGTAAAAAATAGCGCAAATTTCAGATACGCAACAACTTCAACAGGATTTGCAAAATTAAAAAATTTGGCTATTAAAAATAATATTAAGATTCAAGAAATAATAATGAAAGCAAATGTTCCTTCAGGCACAACAATTGGTCCAATCTCAAATGCAAGAACAGGAATAGAAACTATTGACATTGGAACACCGATGTGGGCAATGCACTCCCTACGCGAAACAGTATCAATAGCTGACCATATAGAAGCAATTAAATTACTAAGAGCTTTCTTTGAAAAAGGGATTTAA
- the rnmV gene encoding ribonuclease M5, giving the protein MEKIKEIIVVEGKDDLKRIKESFDCTVIETKGFALKIETIKLLKKALKYKGIIILTDSDKSGNIIRQKIVKHLGENNKIKHAYLNTKDTEVESVNKTEIIKILKEVGTLSKDNQKDLLTLSDLLEIGIIGENSKENRQKIQKRLCLGYGNNKKLLERLNYFKITKTELKKQLAPPEGLEPPT; this is encoded by the coding sequence TTGGAAAAAATAAAAGAAATAATTGTAGTTGAAGGGAAAGATGATCTTAAAAGAATAAAAGAATCTTTTGACTGCACAGTAATAGAAACAAAAGGATTTGCTTTAAAAATCGAAACTATTAAATTATTAAAAAAAGCCTTAAAATACAAAGGAATAATAATTTTAACAGACAGCGATAAATCTGGAAATATTATTAGACAAAAAATAGTCAAACATCTAGGAGAAAACAATAAAATAAAACATGCATATCTTAATACTAAAGATACCGAAGTTGAATCAGTAAATAAAACAGAAATAATAAAAATACTTAAAGAAGTTGGCACTTTATCTAAAGATAATCAAAAAGATTTATTAACATTAAGCGATTTACTAGAAATTGGCATAATAGGAGAAAATTCAAAAGAAAATAGACAAAAAATACAAAAGCGTCTTTGCCTGGGATATGGAAATAACAAAAAACTCTTAGAAAGACTTAATTACTTCAAAATAACAAAAACAGAACTAAAAAAACAATTAGCTCCCCCAGAAGGACTTGAACCTCCGACCTAG